CGCCGAAGTTCGTGGTCGTCGAGGAGAAGGCCGAGCTCCTCCTGTACGACGGCGAGCCGCGCGCGTTCGACATTCCGAACACGGATTTCGAGCACTTCGCCAACACGGCGTTCGCAGTGGTGCGGGACAAGAAGTCCGGCACGTGCTACCTGAACGGCGGCGCGTTCTGGTATCGAGCGACCGGGCCGGAAGGACCCTGGACGCCGATCTCGTCGCCGCCCGCGGACGTGGCCAAGCTGATGCCCAAGTCCGAGAAGGGCTCCGCGTCCGTGTCCTCGAGCACGAAGCCTCCGCGGATCGTCGTCGCAACCGAGCCGAGTGAGCTGATCTCGACCGACGGCCCGCCGAAGTGGAAGCCGATCGGAAAGGGGGAGCTCCTCTACATCCAGAACTCGGAGACCCCCGTCCTGCGCGAGGTGGCGTCGGGTCAGCTGTACCTCCTCGCGTCGGGCCGCTGGTACCGTGCGAAGTCGCTGGACGGCCCGTGGACGTTCGTGCGCGGAGACAAGCTGCCCTCTTCCTTTCAGGGGATCCCTCCGGAGTCGGAGCTGGGGAGCGCGAGAGTATCCGTCGCCGGCACCGAGGAGGCGGAGGAGGCCGTTCTCGACGCCCAGGTGCCTCAGACCGCCGCCATCAACCGGAGCACGGCCAAGCTCGAGGTGAGGTACGACGGCGACCCCAAGTTCAAGAAGATCGACGGCACGTCCGTCGAGTACGCGGTGAACACTTCGGCTCAGGTGCTCCGGATCAAGGGGAAGTACTACGCGTGCGACAACGGGGTCTGGTTCACCTCCTCGAAGGCGACAGGCCCGTGGAAGGTCGCCGACGACATCCCCGAGGAGGAGATCGACAGGATCCCCCCGTCATCGCCCGTCTACAACGTGACCCACGTCACCGTGTACGAATCGACGCCGCAGGTGGTGTACGTGGGCTACACGCCTGGCTACCTCTGGTCCTATCCCTACTACGGCGTCCCGATCTACGGCACCGGCTGGTACTACCCTCCGTACTGGGGACCCGGTGTCTACTATCCCAGGCCGTGCGCGTGGGGGTTCCACGTCTCCTACAATCCGTGGACCGGGTGGGGCTTCGGCTTCAGCTACAGCACCGGCTTCATGACCATCGGCATGACGTTCGGCGGCGGATATGGCGGGTACTACCGGCCGGGCTACTGGGGCGGATACCATCGGCCGCCGGGGTACTATCCGCCCGGGGGCTACCGGCCGCCGGCGTACCGGCCTCCGAACCGCCCCGGTTATCCGGGGAACCGCCCACGTCCCACCCCGCACGGGGGCCGCGGACAGGCCTCGACCTTGCCGGCGGGGAACAACCTCTATCAGGGCGCGGGCAATCGGAACCGAGTCGCCTCGTCCGACATGAAGCGGGACGCGGGACGTCAGAAGGCGGACCGCGTGGCGAAGGGTCCGAACAACGTCTACGGCGACAGGAACGGAAACGTGCATCGCCAGACCCCGTCGGGGTGGCAATCCCGAGATCAGGGGTCGTGGAAGTCTTCAGGGAACAGTCCTTCCACTCAGGACCTGAGCCGTGACGCTTCCGCGCGTCAGCGAGGCGCGTATGGCTCGTCCGGCGGGTCGCGCGGCTACTCGGGTGGGCGAAGCGGTGGCACGCGAGGCGGCGGGCGCCGCCGCTAGGAGGAACCACACCATGAGACGGACATCGAGTTCCTCACGACCGCGACGAGGCACGGGGACCTCGGGGAAGGGCACCGGGACCAAGGCGCCGAGCCTCCGGGCGGTGCGGCTTGGATCGCCACTTCCCTCCAGGGAGAGCCGCATCGAGCGGGGGAAAACCCTTCGAACGAAGATCCCCCGCGCGGATCATGCGGCCTGGAAGCCCGGTGCGAAGCGTCCCGACCCCGTTCGGCTCTTGAAGCAGTCGAGCGAGGGGCGCGTGCCCGAGCTGATCCCGATCCGCTACGGTCGCATGCTGGTCTCTCCGTTCACGTTCTACCGCGGCGCGGCGCTGCACATGGCGGCCGACCTGGCCTCGATGCCCGCCACCGGGCTTCGCGTGCAGGCGTGCGGGGATTGCCATCTCATGAACTTCGGTGCGTTCGCCACCCCCGAGCGCCGGGTCATCTTCGACATCAACGATCTCGACGAGACGCTCCCGGCCCCCTGGGAATGGGACCTCAAGCGGCTGACGGTCAGCTTCGTGCTCGCGGCGCGCGACAACGGACTCTCGACGGGTCAGGCGAGGGACATGGCGGTGGAGTGCGCCCAGTCCTATCGCGAGAAGATGGCGGAGTTCGCGGACTTGCGCGCGCTCGAGGTCTGGTACGCGAGCATCGACATCGACACGCTGGCCACGAAGGTGTCGGACAGGAAGACGCAGAAGAGGCTGCAGGACCGAATGAAGGAGGGGCTCGCCCGGCGCGTGGCCGAGCACGACTTCCCGAAGCTCGTCTCCACCGAAGGCGGGACCCCGGTCATCCGGGACAATCCGCCGCTCATCTATCACATGCGCGAGCACATGCGGGAAGGCTATGCCGAGACGTTGCGGCAGGCATTCACCTCGTACCGGGAGTCCTTGCCGGAGCACCGGCGCGTCCTCCTGGACCGATACCGCATCCAGGACATCGCGCTCAAGGTCGTGGGCGTCGGGAGCGTGGGCAGGGCCTGCGGGATCCTGCTCCTCATGGCCGACGAATCGGATCCCCTCTTCCTTCAGGTCAAGGAGGCCGCGGCTTCCGTCCTGGAGCCGTACGCGGGGGCGAGCCGCCATCAGAATCACGGCCAGCGCGTCGTGTACGGATGTCACCTGATGCAGTCCGCGAGCGATCTGTTCCTGGGGTGGACGGAGGGTCAGAGGGGCCGCCACTTCTACATCCGCCAGCTGCGCGACGTGAAGATCGGCGCCATGGTGGAGACGTTCGGCCCTCAGACCCTGCGTGAATACGCGGATGTGTGCGGCTGGGCTCTGGCGCGGGCGCACGCGCGCTCCGGCGACCCGTGCGGGATCGCGGGGTACCTCGGAAAGGGGGACGTCTTCGACCAGGCCGTCGCGGACTTCTCCATGACGTATGCCGACCAGGTCGAGCGCGACTACCAGGTGCTGACGAAGGCGGTGCGCGCGGGGAAATTGCCGGTCGAGCGCGGAGCCTGAACCTGCCGGCTCGCCGGGAGGCGGTCTACCGCGACGCGATCGGTTCCGTGCCCGGTTCCGGAACGCCGTTCAGCGCTCGGCACACCTTGAAGAGATCTCCCGTGCGGTAGAAGTCGACGGCCACCAGATTCGGGACCATCCTCCGCTCCCTCCGGCAGTCCTTGGCGCGTCGGAGAAGGAAGTCGTAGGCGTTCACGATCGCCGCGTTGCTCGGCAGCGACGCCGGCGCCGTCTCGATCCAGTGGTTCATGAGGAGGAGCGATCCGTTCCGCCCGCCACGGTTCGGCCGGTTGGAGAATGCCTCCGGCGTCTTGAATCCGTAGGGCGTCTCCTGAAGGACCCCCTCGGTGCGGTGGTACCACGGGATCTCTCCCACGTTGTTCTCGGCGAAGACCACCACACGCCCGCCGTCCGCGACCATCTCGCCGAGGGTGGGCCACGGCGGCGTGACCGGACCGAGATAGACGAACTCGTCCAGGCCGCTCTCCTGGAACGCGGCGGCCACGTCCGGGGGAGAGACCCCTTCGTCCTGGATGATGACGATGAGCACCTCGTTCGGGTTCGTGACCAGGAACTCCTTCATCTCCCGTAGCGCCTCCACGAACGGAGTGGACCCCAGCTCGCAGAAGCCATGGGCCAGGAAGATCTGCCGTTCGCCTTCCGGCTCTCCCACGAGGCGGTCGCGAATCCGCATCGCGGCGTCGACTGCTTCGGCGCCGAGGACGGCCTCGTACTTCTTCCGCGCGTTCCCCTCGTCCTCGAGCAGGGTCTTGATCCGCCCCTTCACCGGCTCGCCGTAGTGGATGTCGATCAGGAATCCCCGGATCCCGTCTTCGAGCTGCTCGCGGATGCCGCGTTCCTGGTTCGCGAACATCCAGTCCGCAATGCTCGCGGCGGACATCGAATTGTGCGTGGTCGGGAAGACGACCTCGTTCAGCCTCCGGTCGCGCAGCTCGGGAGAGCCGTTGACCGCGACGATGGCCTGCGGACCGAGCGCCGGCTCGCCGGTGTCGCGAGCGAACCAGAAGATGCCCGCTCCGATCAGGACCGCGGCGAGCAGCGTTACGCTCACGGCCGCGGGAACCCAGGAGCGTCCTCCCCTCGCTCGCGCCGAGGCGGCCTCGGGGACCGCCTTGCGAGCGAACCGGGTCGCGGTGACGAACACGTCCTGGATGCCCACGAAGAAGATCAGGGCGCCGGCGAGGACCGCCAGGATCTCGAGCGTCTCGCTCGGACGGAAGGCCACGACGATCCCGAACAGAACGAGCACGAGTCCGCGCGTGATCAGGCGAGCCGGATGCGTGGGACGCTGGGCGACCCGATCCCAGAGTGAGCGCAGGATCGCCGCCGAATCGATGCGCTCCAGGACGGCGGTGGCGGACGCGGTGAGGACGATTCCTAGGCCCGCGAGCACGATCATGCGTGCCGCCAGGGGGGTGAGGAAGACGGTCCAGAGACCGCCCGTGAGATCCGACATCATCGGCGAGCGGACGAGACCGGAGAGGATGGAACCTCCGAAGCGAGCGATCCCGGCCACGACGAGCGCGGTCACGGTGAGGCCAACGCCGATCCGGAACAGGTAACGGTCCTTTCGCCGGGCGAGAAGGACGCCGGCGACGCCTGCGACCAGTCCGAGTCCGAGCCAGATCAGGACCCGCCGCTGCATTCGGTGTCCCAGG
The nucleotide sequence above comes from Candidatus Eisenbacteria bacterium. Encoded proteins:
- a CDS encoding carbohydrate-binding family V/XII: MTRVMVPVISFALLALAPTIPAYAADPTWPREITTQRGLFTVYQPQPETFSGNTLTGRAALSLTRKSDPEPVFGVMWFRCRVDTDRGAGTATLRDITVTNVRWPESKEEQEREIAEFLTSLWSKTVIPISLDRLKASLESAEKEQKSLDGIKNEPPKFVVVEEKAELLLYDGEPRAFDIPNTDFEHFANTAFAVVRDKKSGTCYLNGGAFWYRATGPEGPWTPISSPPADVAKLMPKSEKGSASVSSSTKPPRIVVATEPSELISTDGPPKWKPIGKGELLYIQNSETPVLREVASGQLYLLASGRWYRAKSLDGPWTFVRGDKLPSSFQGIPPESELGSARVSVAGTEEAEEAVLDAQVPQTAAINRSTAKLEVRYDGDPKFKKIDGTSVEYAVNTSAQVLRIKGKYYACDNGVWFTSSKATGPWKVADDIPEEEIDRIPPSSPVYNVTHVTVYESTPQVVYVGYTPGYLWSYPYYGVPIYGTGWYYPPYWGPGVYYPRPCAWGFHVSYNPWTGWGFGFSYSTGFMTIGMTFGGGYGGYYRPGYWGGYHRPPGYYPPGGYRPPAYRPPNRPGYPGNRPRPTPHGGRGQASTLPAGNNLYQGAGNRNRVASSDMKRDAGRQKADRVAKGPNNVYGDRNGNVHRQTPSGWQSRDQGSWKSSGNSPSTQDLSRDASARQRGAYGSSGGSRGYSGGRSGGTRGGGRRR
- a CDS encoding DUF2252 domain-containing protein — encoded protein: MRLGSPLPSRESRIERGKTLRTKIPRADHAAWKPGAKRPDPVRLLKQSSEGRVPELIPIRYGRMLVSPFTFYRGAALHMAADLASMPATGLRVQACGDCHLMNFGAFATPERRVIFDINDLDETLPAPWEWDLKRLTVSFVLAARDNGLSTGQARDMAVECAQSYREKMAEFADLRALEVWYASIDIDTLATKVSDRKTQKRLQDRMKEGLARRVAEHDFPKLVSTEGGTPVIRDNPPLIYHMREHMREGYAETLRQAFTSYRESLPEHRRVLLDRYRIQDIALKVVGVGSVGRACGILLLMADESDPLFLQVKEAAASVLEPYAGASRHQNHGQRVVYGCHLMQSASDLFLGWTEGQRGRHFYIRQLRDVKIGAMVETFGPQTLREYADVCGWALARAHARSGDPCGIAGYLGKGDVFDQAVADFSMTYADQVERDYQVLTKAVRAGKLPVERGA